The bacterium genomic interval CGATCCTGAAACATCAAGTGTGCTTAATTTTGCGCTATCGGGAACTCTCGTTGAAAGCACAATGGTGGTAGATCCTTTTTTCCTTATTTTTCCGTGAATAAGATTCGCATTAGTAACCTGTTTCATGATTTCTTTTACTCGGTCACGAATCGATATTTTAAGAGCGTTGAACTCACTGCCGGAATACGCACTTTTATTGAGTAGGATGTGGACCGTATCGCCAGTGTTGAAATCGGAGGAACCTTCAATCTGTGTTTCACCATCTATCAAAACTGTTATATTTTTTTGTACAAGTTTTGGGGTCGAAGAGGTAAAAACTTTCGGAGGAGAAACATCAGGAAGCTCAATCTGCACCGCAAGCGATCGCAAACCTTCGCCATGAGAAGATATATTTTGCACGATACCAACCACCTCTCTCATGGTATTCATGAATTGGTTACGCAACTTAGTGTTGATTGCTTCCCGTGCGGCAGAATCCATAGAATGCCTTGTTGACGATACTTTTTTTGCTATAACAACACCGAGAACAAAAATAGCGATAACGAGAGCAATAATGCTGTATAACTTTTTTCGGTTAGTAATCACTTCTATACTATAGCTTTTTTCGGTGAAAAAGCACGGATATTATCCACAAATATCAGCGCATCAATGCATTACGTACTATTGACCCCCCCAACACACAATCTTATCCCTAAAACTCCACAACAGAGACATCTGTCAACGTGCGAATATGTATGCATATTCTTATTGTTCGTACTCTCGAATATTTGACTCCTTTATTTTTTGTGTTTTTTTCTCATCAATTCGAGACTCACCCTTATTCCCAAATAGGTAAATACCTACAAATGCGAGTACGAAAAGTATCAATACCAAGAATTGATTCTTTGAGAAAAATTCTCGAATTCCCCCCGCAGACGCGGTAAGATTTTCCTCATCCTTATTTAACATACTATCGCTTTCTATTTCAGCAATAATTCCCGTTCCCGTAGCATTTGTTACACTGTTTTCCGTTGCAAGTAACCCATTGTCGGTAATAGTCGTCCCCTTACCAATTTCCATCGTAGAATCAATCTTTTTGTCAATATGCGGAGTATTGATAATTAATTGTTCTTCTTGAGTCAAGGCAATCTTGGTACT includes:
- a CDS encoding DUF5666 domain-containing protein, with translation MITNRKKLYSIIALVIAIFVLGVVIAKKVSSTRHSMDSAAREAINTKLRNQFMNTMREVVGIVQNISSHGEGLRSLAVQIELPDVSPPKVFTSSTPKLVQKNITVLIDGETQIEGSSDFNTGDTVHILLNKSAYSGSEFNALKISIRDRVKEIMKQVTNANLIHGKIRKKGSTTIVLSTRVPDSAKLSTLDVSGSFVVPYVEKEYVIIINANTKFPGVSFATLKAGDQVSAWGEGELFKKDSFIATKIIKEK